The proteins below come from a single Parageobacillus toebii NBRC 107807 genomic window:
- a CDS encoding electron transfer flavoprotein subunit beta/FixA family protein, translating to MNIFVLMKRTFDTEEKITIADGRVNEEGAEFIINPYDEYAIEEAIQVRDKHGGEVTVVTVGNEDAEKELRTALAMGCDKAVLINIEEDVEEQDQYTTAKVLAEYLKDKNPDLILAGNVAIDGGSGQVGPRVAELLGIPYVTTITKLDIDGDKVTIVRDVEGDEEVIETSLPLLVTAQQGLNEPRYPSLPGIMKAKKKPLDELELDDLDLDEDDVAAKTKTIEIFLPPKREAGKILQGEIADQVKELVQLLRSEAKVV from the coding sequence ATGAACATTTTCGTCTTAATGAAGCGCACATTCGATACAGAAGAAAAAATTACGATTGCAGATGGCAGAGTAAACGAAGAAGGAGCAGAATTTATTATCAACCCGTACGATGAATACGCAATTGAGGAAGCGATTCAAGTACGCGACAAACATGGCGGTGAAGTAACAGTTGTAACGGTGGGCAATGAGGATGCGGAAAAAGAATTGCGTACGGCGCTAGCGATGGGCTGCGATAAGGCGGTGCTCATTAATATTGAAGAAGATGTTGAAGAACAAGATCAATACACAACGGCGAAAGTTCTTGCCGAATATTTAAAAGACAAAAACCCTGATTTGATTTTGGCAGGAAATGTCGCCATTGACGGCGGTTCGGGACAAGTTGGTCCGCGCGTAGCGGAATTGCTGGGAATCCCGTATGTGACGACAATTACGAAACTAGATATTGACGGCGATAAAGTAACGATCGTCCGCGATGTGGAAGGAGACGAAGAAGTGATCGAAACGTCGCTTCCACTGCTTGTGACAGCGCAACAAGGACTTAACGAGCCGCGCTATCCTTCGCTTCCAGGCATTATGAAGGCGAAAAAGAAACCGCTAGATGAATTGGAATTAGATGACTTGGATTTGGATGAAGACGATGTTGCGGCGAAAACGAAAACGATCGAAATATTCTTGCCGCCAAAAAGAGAAGCGGGAAAAATTCTTCAAGGTGAAATCGCTGATCAAGTAAAAGAGCTTGTTCAACTTTTACGTTCAGAAGCAAAAGTGGTGTAA
- a CDS encoding enoyl-CoA hydratase gives MEFFRIHKEEFVADVTFSRPPANALSSAVLKELSALLDELEADDNVRVVLLHGEGRFFSAGADIKEFTSIASSDEATALSQNGQQVLERIERFPKPVIAAIHGAALGGGLELAMSCHIRIVSENAKLGLPELQLGIIPGFAGTQRLPRYVGFGKAAEMMLTSEPITGAEAVQWGLANKAVPEEQLLEEAKKLAKKIAQKGPISVRATLQLLNSFKEKPFQEAVREEAELFGSMFTTEDAKEGVQAFIEKRPPVFHGK, from the coding sequence ATGGAATTTTTTCGTATCCATAAAGAAGAGTTTGTCGCGGACGTAACGTTTTCTCGTCCGCCGGCAAACGCTCTTTCATCCGCTGTATTGAAAGAGCTTTCAGCTTTGCTCGATGAGCTGGAGGCGGATGATAACGTCCGTGTTGTGCTTCTTCACGGCGAAGGAAGATTTTTCTCCGCAGGAGCGGATATTAAAGAGTTTACTTCTATAGCGTCCAGCGATGAAGCGACAGCGCTGTCGCAAAATGGACAGCAAGTGTTGGAACGAATCGAGCGCTTTCCAAAGCCAGTGATTGCGGCCATCCATGGCGCAGCGCTAGGCGGTGGACTGGAGCTGGCGATGAGCTGCCATATCCGCATTGTTTCCGAAAACGCCAAACTCGGCCTGCCAGAGCTGCAGCTTGGCATCATACCTGGCTTTGCCGGCACGCAGCGGCTTCCTCGCTACGTCGGCTTCGGCAAAGCGGCTGAGATGATGTTGACGAGCGAGCCGATTACCGGAGCAGAAGCGGTGCAGTGGGGATTAGCAAACAAAGCGGTGCCAGAAGAACAATTGCTCGAGGAAGCAAAAAAACTGGCGAAAAAAATCGCGCAAAAAGGCCCGATTTCGGTTCGCGCTACATTGCAGCTTTTAAATTCTTTTAAAGAAAAACCATTCCAGGAAGCAGTGCGTGAGGAAGCGGAGCTGTTTGGAAGCATGTTCACAACAGAAGACGCGAAAGAAGGAGTGCAAGCGTTCATTGAAAAGCGTCCGCCGGTCTTTCATGGTAAATAA
- a CDS encoding TetR/AcrR family transcriptional regulator, giving the protein MRRDKPKFKQIIDAAVVVIAENGYHQAQVSKIAKRAGVADGTIYLYFKNKEDILISVFEEKMGSFIEKIEQEIAGISSPLEKLYVLVKKHFESLAADHHLAVVTQLELRQSNKELRHRINDVLKRYLRIIDEIVKEGIEKGEFRRDLDIRLARQMIFGAIDETVTTWVMNEQKYDLVALANPVYELLTKGCASS; this is encoded by the coding sequence TTGAGGAGAGATAAGCCAAAATTTAAACAAATTATCGATGCAGCGGTGGTAGTGATTGCTGAAAATGGATACCACCAGGCGCAAGTATCAAAAATCGCGAAACGAGCCGGGGTCGCAGACGGCACGATTTATCTTTATTTTAAAAATAAAGAAGACATTCTTATATCGGTATTTGAGGAAAAAATGGGCTCCTTTATTGAGAAAATTGAACAAGAGATAGCAGGAATTTCGAGTCCTTTAGAGAAATTGTACGTATTAGTAAAGAAACATTTTGAATCACTGGCCGCAGATCATCATTTAGCCGTCGTTACTCAACTGGAATTGCGTCAATCGAACAAAGAATTGCGACATCGCATTAACGATGTGTTAAAAAGATATTTGCGCATTATTGACGAAATTGTAAAAGAAGGAATCGAAAAAGGCGAGTTTCGCCGTGATTTAGATATTCGGCTTGCAAGGCAAATGATTTTTGGAGCGATTGACGAAACAGTGACGACATGGGTAATGAACGAGCAAAAGTATGATCTAGTCGCATTAGCAAATCCAGTGTATGAATTGTTAACAAAGGGTTGTGCATCTTCGTAA
- a CDS encoding long-chain-fatty-acid--CoA ligase — translation MEKPWLTHYPPEIPHHLDYPNKTLPDYLRETAAEFGEHDAIYFFGKTLTFREVYEQALTLANYLKQIGLQKGDRVSIMLPNCPQAVISYYGVLFAGGIVVQTNPLYTEHELEYQLNDSGATVLITLDMLYPKAAKVKANTKVKHLIITSIKDYLPTIKKWLYPFMQRKQQPVIVKVEERSDQHLFSKIIARPNAMEPNVEIDPVEDVALLQYTGGTTGVPKAAMLTHRNLIANTLMCAHWMYRCGKGTESILGVLPFFHVYGMTTIMNLAIMQAYKMILLPKFDAETTLKTIEKLRPTLFPGAPTMYIALLNHPNLSRYDLSSIKVCISGSAPLPVEVQEKFEKLTGGKLIEGYGLTEASPVTHSNFVWDGERVKGSIGVPWPDTEAKIISLETGEEAKANEIGELIIRGPQVMKGYWNQPHETENVLRDGWLYTGDVGYMDERGYFYIVDRKKDMIIASGYNIYPREVEEVLYEHPKVQEAVVIGVPDEYRGETVKAFVVLKQGEQCTQEELDQFMRSRLAAYKVPRMYEFRKELPKTAVGKILRRALLEEEMKKG, via the coding sequence ATGGAAAAACCATGGCTTACTCATTATCCGCCGGAAATTCCGCATCACCTTGACTATCCTAATAAAACATTGCCTGATTACTTGCGGGAAACGGCGGCGGAATTTGGCGAGCATGATGCGATTTATTTCTTTGGGAAAACGCTTACATTCCGTGAAGTTTATGAACAGGCGCTCACATTGGCAAATTATTTGAAACAAATCGGACTGCAAAAAGGGGATCGTGTGTCGATTATGCTGCCAAACTGTCCACAAGCGGTTATCAGCTATTATGGTGTGCTGTTCGCGGGCGGCATTGTCGTGCAGACCAATCCGCTTTATACGGAGCACGAATTGGAATATCAGCTAAACGACAGCGGAGCGACGGTGCTCATCACATTAGATATGCTTTATCCAAAAGCAGCGAAAGTAAAAGCAAATACAAAAGTGAAACATCTTATTATTACGAGCATTAAAGACTATTTGCCAACGATAAAAAAATGGCTATATCCATTCATGCAGCGGAAGCAGCAGCCAGTGATTGTCAAAGTGGAAGAACGGAGCGACCAGCATCTATTTTCAAAAATAATAGCCCGTCCGAACGCAATGGAGCCAAATGTGGAGATCGACCCTGTTGAAGATGTCGCGTTATTGCAGTATACCGGAGGAACAACCGGCGTTCCAAAAGCGGCCATGCTTACGCACCGAAATTTAATCGCCAATACGTTGATGTGCGCTCATTGGATGTATCGATGCGGAAAAGGAACAGAGTCGATTTTGGGAGTTTTGCCGTTTTTCCATGTATATGGCATGACAACGATCATGAATTTAGCGATTATGCAAGCGTATAAAATGATTCTTTTGCCGAAATTTGATGCGGAAACAACATTAAAAACGATTGAAAAACTAAGACCAACGTTGTTTCCTGGAGCGCCAACGATGTATATTGCGCTTTTAAATCACCCGAATTTATCGCGCTATGATTTGTCATCGATCAAAGTATGCATTAGCGGATCAGCACCATTGCCAGTGGAAGTTCAGGAAAAATTTGAAAAATTGACTGGCGGAAAACTGATTGAAGGATATGGGTTGACGGAAGCATCGCCTGTTACTCACAGCAATTTTGTATGGGACGGGGAACGGGTAAAAGGAAGCATCGGAGTGCCATGGCCAGATACGGAAGCGAAAATTATATCATTGGAAACAGGGGAAGAAGCAAAAGCCAATGAAATTGGTGAACTTATTATTCGCGGACCGCAAGTGATGAAAGGATACTGGAATCAGCCGCATGAAACAGAGAATGTTTTACGTGACGGATGGTTATATACGGGAGATGTTGGTTATATGGATGAGCGCGGTTATTTCTATATCGTCGACCGGAAAAAAGATATGATTATTGCAAGCGGCTACAACATTTATCCACGTGAAGTGGAAGAAGTATTATATGAACATCCAAAAGTGCAGGAAGCAGTAGTTATTGGCGTTCCAGATGAATATCGTGGAGAAACGGTAAAGGCGTTTGTCGTTCTTAAACAAGGAGAACAATGCACACAAGAGGAATTGGACCAATTTATGCGAAGCCGATTGGCGGCATATAAAGTGCCGCGAATGTACGAATTTCGCAAAGAACTTCCAAAAACAGCGGTTGGGAAAATTTTGCGAAGAGCATTGCTGGAGGAAGAAATGAAGAAAGGATGA
- a CDS encoding DUF350 domain-containing protein: MSSFWENEIVKIAANFSVAVLCMVVFLTIFELVTKYKNWEEIQKGNVAVAMATGGKIFGIANIFRYALRHHESLLAMIGWGVYGFILLLVAYFIYEFLTPKFNIDEEIAKDNRAVGLISMVISIGLSFVIGEGIR; the protein is encoded by the coding sequence ATGAGTTCGTTTTGGGAAAACGAAATCGTAAAGATTGCCGCCAATTTTAGCGTGGCTGTTTTATGCATGGTCGTGTTTTTAACTATATTTGAGCTAGTGACAAAATATAAAAATTGGGAAGAGATTCAAAAAGGAAATGTCGCGGTGGCGATGGCAACAGGCGGGAAAATTTTTGGTATTGCCAATATTTTTCGCTATGCTCTTCGCCATCATGAATCACTGCTGGCGATGATCGGCTGGGGAGTGTATGGCTTTATTTTGCTACTCGTTGCGTATTTTATTTATGAGTTTCTTACTCCAAAGTTTAATATCGACGAAGAGATTGCGAAAGACAATCGGGCGGTTGGGCTGATTTCCATGGTTATTTCCATCGGCTTATCGTTTGTTATTGGAGAAGGAATTCGGTAA